TCCAAACGTTTCAGCTGTTATACCAGCTTCTTCAGCCACAGGAATATCTGATGTTCCTGCCGTAATAATAACAATATTTCCAATAAAGCTAACTGGTGGTTTAGGCTTTATTACTACAATACGGGCATCCTCATAATAAACGCAGTCATTTTCTACTTCCTTTATTGCCTCGTATGTTTCAGATGTAGCACGAGTAGCAAGAATATTATTATTTCCTTGAGATATTCGTTCTATAATTTTTTGTATTTGATTTAAAGTTTTACCTTCAGAAAAAATAACTTCTGGATATCCCTTTCTAATTGCTCGATGATTATCAATTTTAGCAAAATTAATATTTTCAAAAGGAAGCTTTTCCAATTGAAAATAGGCGTCATCTATGCATAGATCACCATTTTTAACTTGCTGTAAAATTTGTCGAAGAATTTCTTTGTCCATAATATAAATATCTATAACTTTAAATAAAATAGCAGAAGTGGGTAGGAGTATATTAAATATAAAAATACAAAAAGGCTGCTATTAATATTAGCAGCCTTTTTTATTTGTTTATCCGTTTATTTTTTCGAAATCTTTCATAAAATCAACAAGAGCTTGAATTGATTCTAAACTAACAGCATTATAAATAGAAGCTCGACAACCGCCAACTGAACGGTGGCCTTTTAAACCTCCGAGTTTATTTTTAGCAGCTTCATCAAGGAATTTTTTCTCAAGGTCTTCAGTTCCAAGCTTAAAAGTTACGTTCATCAAGGATCGACTTTCTTTTTCGGCAGTTCCCTTATAGAAACCAGTTCCATCTATAATATTATAAATCATTTCAGCTTTTTTCTTATTAATTTCTTCCATCTTATTAAGTCCGCCAAGTTTATCAATCCATTTAAGGACAAGGCCAACTGTATATATAGAAAAGCAGGGAGGAGTATTATATAAAGAATTATTTTCAGAATAAGTAGTATATTTAAGCATGTTAGGAATATTTTTAGGAACTAATTTAAGCATGTCATCTCTTATGATTACCATGCAGACACCAGCAGGACCTAAATTTTTCTGAGCGCCAGCATATATAAGTCCAAATTTTGAAACGTCAAAAGGCCTGCTCAATATATCTGATGACATATCAGCAATAAGAGGAACTCCAGAAGTATCAGGGAATGAAGCCCACTGAGTACCTTTTATGGTATTATTGGATGTTATGTGAGCATAAACTGCATCTTTATTAAATTGAATATTTTTAGGAATATATGAAAAATTTTTATCTTCTGATGAAGCAACTACCTTAATTGTTTTTCCCATTAATTGAGCTTCTTTTATAGCTTTTGTTGACCATGTTCCTGTATTAACATAATCAGCTGTTTTTCCTTCTGATAGAAGATTCATTGGAATCATGCAAAATTGAAGACTTGCACCGCCTTGAACAAATAAAACATGATAATTTTCGCCAATACCAAGCAATTTTTTTGTTAAAGCAACCGCATCATTCAGCACTTTTTCAAAAGGTTTGGCTCGATGACTTATTTCAGTTATCGACATGCCTGTATTTTCAAAATTTAAAAAATTTTCTTTTATCTCTTCTAATACTGGAAGAGGAAGAGCAGATGGACCAGCATTAAAATTGTGAATTCTATTTGACATCTTATCTATAAACCTCCATTTTAAAATTTTTTGCGAACAAGCTTATCATCTTGTAAAAAAATAGTGAGTTGCTTAAAAAATAAACTTTTAAGCCAAGATAGAAATACAAGTCAAGGATAAAATAAAAAAAACGGGAAAGCATAATGCTCGCCCGCTTTTATTTTATTTATTTTGATTTAATCGGGGCGAGAGGATTTGAACCTCCGACACCCTGCTCCCAAGGCAGGTGCGCTACCAGGCTGCGCTACGCCCCGTATTTTTTAAGTTTCGTGCTTTTAACACTTTTTTATTTACAATGCAAGCAAATAATTCTTATTAAATAAAAAGCTATAGACTTGAAGATAATATTGATTTGTTATCCTTATTAATTATTGAGCTAATACTATGTTTATGATAATCTAAGACTAAATAAAATAATTTGAGGAATATAAGGAAAATCGTCTAATGAATGAAGAATTAATTAAAAAAAATGCTACTTATGAAGATTTATACACCATCCCAAAAAATATGATAGGTGAAATAATTAATGGTCAACTTTATGCTATGCCAAGACCTTCTCCAAGACATAGTAATGTATCTTCTATTATTGGATGGCAAATTATTGGACCTTTTCGCTTCGGTTTAGGAGGACCTGGTGGATGGATAATTTTGGATGAACCAGAAATTCAATTAGGTCAAGATATATTTGTTCCTGATTTAGCTGCTTGGAAAAAAGAAAGGTTACCAAGACCTCCAACAACAAATTATATTGCCATTCCTCCAGATTGGATTTGCGAAGTTCTATCTCCAAGTACTGCTATACATGATAGAACAAAAAAAATGCCTATATATGCTCAATCTGGAGTTGCATATCTTTGGTTAATTCATCCAATAGACAAAACTGTAGAAATCTTTGGACTTGATGCTGGAAAATGGGTTTTTATTTCAGCCCATGGCGATAAAGACAAAGTTAGAGCCGAACCTTTTAAAGAAATTGAAATTGATATTGCAACCTTTTGGTGGGATTAAAAAAAATATATCCAAAATTATGACATGCCATTCAGTTGTCTAAGGCTAAAATAAAAGGCTTAGACAAATTTTATTATCTAAAAATAGTAATTATATGTCATTTTTTTATTACTACATTATACATTCTTTATTAACTACAAAACTAAAAAGAATTTTTATTTTGCATCATAATTAATTGATAAATAATTTTTTTAAAGTTTTACACCAGTGATAATAAACCATGGACTTAGTATGGGCAATAATTTATTGAACTGTGTTTTTGAAATCTTATTAAAAAGCTGATAATTTAAATTATTAAAAGAACTCGCCCCTTTCCATTTAAAAGTTACGTATGAAATATTAACATTTTTAATACCTTGAGCAATAAGACTTTTTTTAAAATAAATTGGAGATAGAGCTCTATCACCTACTTTATAAAAAATATGTCTTAAAGGAGCCGTCATCATAATAAATCTTTGAGGATGAAATTTATTTGGATCAAAAGCCATAAAAATACCGTTTGGCTTTAAACATCTATAACATTCTTTTATAGCATAATCTATTCGAGAAAAATGATGGAACGCTCCTGCTGAAATTATTAAATCAAAAGAATCATTTTTAAATGGCAAGTTAAATACATCGGATTGACATACAGGAAATTTTGCCCATTTAAGAAGAGAAAGACAAATATCCATTCCTACTACTTCTAATTCTGGAAATTTATTTTTAAATAATTTTCCTATAACACCAGAACCACATGCTAAATCTAATAATGTCCCACGAGATGGAGACAAAGGTAATTTTTTTAGCAACAAATTAAAATCTTCTTCTCCCAAATAATCATATTCTTCTTTGTGTGTTTCTAAAAAATCTTTTTTATAAATTAACGCCATTTTTATCCCCATTTATGCAATAAATCTAAATTGAAAGATTTTTGTATTTAGATAGAATCCTTAATTTTAATGATTTGAACTATTGAACAATAAGACTTATATTTTTATGTCAAATTAAAAAGATTTAATTAAAAGGCCTTGTCCAGTTGGTAAAGATAAAATTTTGTGTTTTACAGAATTCGCAAAATCATCTGCATATTTTTTTTGAATATCCCTTCCATAAAAACAGTAGTCATCTAAAATAATAATACCTCCTTGTACTATTTTATCCCAAAAAAATTCTAACGCCTCTTTTTCAGGCTGAGCACAATTCATATCGATTGATAAATAAGCAATTTTTTCGATGTTAACAGTTTTAAGGCTATATGGAACAATTCCTTTTACAATGATTACGTTTGGAAAATCTTTAAAAGCGCTTGATACTAATTCATATGTATTTTTATATTGATGTTTGTAAGCAACGTCTTCTCCTTCTAAAACAAGTTTGTCACAGATACCTTCAAACGTATCAAACAAATAAAATTTTTTGTTTAAATGTTCTTTAAATTTTGTGTATTCAATAATTGAGGCTGAAAAAGATGCTGTATCAACACCTGTTTCAACAAAATCTCCGTCTAAATTCATCGCATACTGACCAGCCCACTGGGTTACATGAACTCGCCATCTGTTTTTATTTTTAGATGTTGGTGATTGTTTTAAAGCGGCGCTATATCCCCTTAAAAAATCTTTATCTGTCGTGAAACTACAATTTTTATGTAACCGCATGCCATCTTCTTTATAAGTAGGAACTATAGCGGAAACAAAAAAATTATAAAATTCTTCACTCATAGGAATTTTTTTAATTAGATGGCGAATTTTATGTTTTAATTTAAAGTTAGTCATTTTTTGCATCCTTCATTTGGGGTGTGTCCCATCTTTTACACATAACAGGAATGACACGTCAGATGTACAGTATTTTGGATTTATCGTCATTCCGGGGAAAGTCAGAAAATCGTTTAGATTTTCTGACTTTAACCCGGAATCCAGAGAATATGACGACGTTATTCTGGATTCCGGATTAAAATTGAAAAATATTCATTTTTCAATTTTTTCCGGAATGACGTCCTATGACGTTTAGTTCCTAAAAAATTTTATGCCTTTGTGTAAAAGGTGGGACACACCCTTCATTTGATTTGTAAAATTAAATTTTAAAAAAAGCTCTATCCATAGCAAAATACACGTTTATTCTAACGTTATAAATATCCAAATGTTTTTCTAACTATGCGAGCGAACAACTTCCATTCCCATGCATTATTAAACCATCTTTTTTTCATTCTTAAGTCAACCAATTTAGAAAAAGGAGATGTAATTACTTCTATAAATTTACTTTTAAACTTACCTTTGTATCTATCCTTATATCGAGCAATATAATACTTAAACCTCACCATATAGAATGCTATTTCCATCCACTGCTTCATTACAGGATTAACCCATGGATTATTAGGTTCATATTGAAATGTCCAAGTCCCCCATTCTTCAAGAGAAGTAGGAGATTTAAGTCCTAATTCTTTTGATTTATTATAAAGATTAGTTCCTGGATAAGCATTAAATGGAAATATTCCATTTATAGTTATGAGAGGATTAGTTTCCCAAAGTTTTAAAATTAGTTCAATTGTATGTTTAAAATCCTCCAAGGTTTCTTCTGGGAATCCACTCATAAAGCTTAACATAGGTCTTATACCTTTTTCTGCTACCTTTTTTGCGCCCTTAACAATATCTTCTGTTGTTATATCTTTTTGAATTAGTTTAAGAATTCTATCTGAACCTGATTCTGCACCAAAAAATATTTGAGTGAGACCTGCTTGTTTCATTTTATCAATTAATGAGGATGGAAATCGTTGAATCATATCAAGCCTGCATGAAGCAATAATTCCGAATTTTTTTTTGCTTTGAATTATGCCATCAAATATTGATTCAGCTCTTTTTATATTAATGAAGAATTCATCATCAACAAAGCCAAAATTAATCACCCCGTATTTATCATGAAGATATATTAAGTCCTTAATTACTTTGGAAGATGATTTTTTTCTCCATCTTCGATTGCAAAAGTTGGTATTATAACAAAAACCACATCTAAAAGGACATCCACGTGAAGATTGATAATCAAATTGATATTCTATACCGCTATAATCTTTTATATCTATAAGATCATAAGCGGGTAAAGGCAACTCATCTAAATCTAAAAAATCTCTTTTTGGACCAAAAACTATTTCACCATTATTTTTTTTAAAGGCTGTTCCTGGAATTCCTTCAAGATTATCTTCATTAAAGACAGAATTAACTATTTCTAAAAAACTTTGTTCTCCTTCTCCAATTACAACCATATCTACAAGTGAATGTTTTAAAGTTTGTTCAGGTAAAAGAGAGGAATGTATGCCTCCCCAAACAATTAAAGCATTACTATTCGATTTCCTTACTAATGATGCTATCTCTAATCCATATTTAACTTGAAGTCCTGTCATAGCTGAAATACCAATAACAGCGGCATCTTCAAAATCATCGATAGTTGGTGTTTTAAGTTGAGTATCGAATATTTTTATTTTTCCAGAATAATTACCTTTTTCCTCGAGCCATGCTGCGAGTGAAAGAGAAGCTAAGGGCAGATGAATAATAGGACCTATCTGTATTCTTGGCGCTCCAGGAAATATTAAAACAATTTTATCTTTTTTGAATTTATTCATTATGTACCTTCAACTTGTTTAAAACTATTGCACCATAAGAGCATTTAAAGAAAAAATCAATAAATCAATTCTCCTATAGCTCTTGCCATCCAAGCATTACACCATCTCATTAAAGAATAATTCCATTTCATAATAATGCCTTTTCTATAAATAAAATCTTTTAAATTTTGTCTATAAAAATT
This is a stretch of genomic DNA from Desulfobacterales bacterium. It encodes these proteins:
- a CDS encoding methyltransferase domain-containing protein, which gives rise to MALIYKKDFLETHKEEYDYLGEEDFNLLLKKLPLSPSRGTLLDLACGSGVIGKLFKNKFPELEVVGMDICLSLLKWAKFPVCQSDVFNLPFKNDSFDLIISAGAFHHFSRIDYAIKECYRCLKPNGIFMAFDPNKFHPQRFIMMTAPLRHIFYKVGDRALSPIYFKKSLIAQGIKNVNISYVTFKWKGASSFNNLNYQLFNKISKTQFNKLLPILSPWFIITGVKL
- the serC gene encoding 3-phosphoserine/phosphohydroxythreonine transaminase, whose protein sequence is MSNRIHNFNAGPSALPLPVLEEIKENFLNFENTGMSITEISHRAKPFEKVLNDAVALTKKLLGIGENYHVLFVQGGASLQFCMIPMNLLSEGKTADYVNTGTWSTKAIKEAQLMGKTIKVVASSEDKNFSYIPKNIQFNKDAVYAHITSNNTIKGTQWASFPDTSGVPLIADMSSDILSRPFDVSKFGLIYAGAQKNLGPAGVCMVIIRDDMLKLVPKNIPNMLKYTTYSENNSLYNTPPCFSIYTVGLVLKWIDKLGGLNKMEEINKKKAEMIYNIIDGTGFYKGTAEKESRSLMNVTFKLGTEDLEKKFLDEAAKNKLGGLKGHRSVGGCRASIYNAVSLESIQALVDFMKDFEKING
- a CDS encoding Uma2 family endonuclease, whose translation is MNEELIKKNATYEDLYTIPKNMIGEIINGQLYAMPRPSPRHSNVSSIIGWQIIGPFRFGLGGPGGWIILDEPEIQLGQDIFVPDLAAWKKERLPRPPTTNYIAIPPDWICEVLSPSTAIHDRTKKMPIYAQSGVAYLWLIHPIDKTVEIFGLDAGKWVFISAHGDKDKVRAEPFKEIEIDIATFWWD
- a CDS encoding 1-(5-phosphoribosyl)-5-amino-4-imidazole-carboxylate carboxylase codes for the protein MDKEILRQILQQVKNGDLCIDDAYFQLEKLPFENINFAKIDNHRAIRKGYPEVIFSEGKTLNQIQKIIERISQGNNNILATRATSETYEAIKEVENDCVYYEDARIVVIKPKPPVSFIGNIVIITAGTSDIPVAEEAGITAETFG
- a CDS encoding B12-binding domain-containing radical SAM protein, whose protein sequence is MNKFKKDKIVLIFPGAPRIQIGPIIHLPLASLSLAAWLEEKGNYSGKIKIFDTQLKTPTIDDFEDAAVIGISAMTGLQVKYGLEIASLVRKSNSNALIVWGGIHSSLLPEQTLKHSLVDMVVIGEGEQSFLEIVNSVFNEDNLEGIPGTAFKKNNGEIVFGPKRDFLDLDELPLPAYDLIDIKDYSGIEYQFDYQSSRGCPFRCGFCYNTNFCNRRWRKKSSSKVIKDLIYLHDKYGVINFGFVDDEFFINIKRAESIFDGIIQSKKKFGIIASCRLDMIQRFPSSLIDKMKQAGLTQIFFGAESGSDRILKLIQKDITTEDIVKGAKKVAEKGIRPMLSFMSGFPEETLEDFKHTIELILKLWETNPLITINGIFPFNAYPGTNLYNKSKELGLKSPTSLEEWGTWTFQYEPNNPWVNPVMKQWMEIAFYMVRFKYYIARYKDRYKGKFKSKFIEVITSPFSKLVDLRMKKRWFNNAWEWKLFARIVRKTFGYL